In Paraflavitalea devenefica, the following are encoded in one genomic region:
- a CDS encoding GyrI-like domain-containing protein yields MKKIVAGILVVLLVLFLLSYFVLPARPRALATVYTQATTTSTQLFLLDENKWAAWWPADSAGSPSPHSFVYAGDTFRIGKKLYPVFSVTIQPPGGDPLTTLLSIIPLNRDSTSVTWEYVSPGSLNPLTRIKHSRQTKRLQENMKAILSSLQRFLHDDKNIYGITVVEQVVKDTLLVTTKATFPDTPAVASVYDLIHSLRSYVAAEGATATNYPMMHTHRTYNKTVEVMVALPVNKVLANQNGISFKRMPPGNILVTHVTGGPGMIRQTFQQLELYMRDHQRESPAVPFELMETDRLQEPDTAKWVTGIYYPVF; encoded by the coding sequence ATGAAAAAGATCGTGGCGGGTATTTTAGTGGTGCTGCTTGTCCTTTTCCTGCTATCTTATTTTGTACTTCCTGCCCGGCCCAGGGCATTGGCCACTGTATACACACAGGCTACCACAACAAGTACCCAATTATTCCTGCTGGATGAAAATAAGTGGGCGGCCTGGTGGCCGGCAGACTCAGCCGGCAGTCCTTCCCCCCACTCCTTTGTATATGCAGGCGACACTTTCAGGATTGGTAAAAAGTTGTACCCGGTATTTTCAGTCACCATACAGCCTCCCGGTGGTGATCCGCTTACGACCTTACTCTCTATTATACCCCTTAACCGCGATTCTACTTCCGTAACCTGGGAATATGTGTCTCCTGGTAGCCTGAACCCACTAACCCGGATTAAACATTCCCGGCAAACAAAGCGACTGCAGGAAAACATGAAAGCCATCCTTTCGTCGCTGCAACGATTCCTGCACGATGATAAAAACATTTATGGTATTACGGTAGTTGAACAGGTTGTTAAGGACACTTTACTGGTAACAACGAAGGCCACCTTTCCCGATACACCGGCCGTCGCATCCGTGTATGACCTGATCCATTCCCTCCGTAGTTATGTTGCTGCTGAAGGAGCCACGGCTACGAACTACCCGATGATGCATACTCACCGCACTTACAACAAGACGGTAGAGGTAATGGTAGCCCTCCCTGTGAATAAGGTGCTTGCCAATCAAAACGGCATTTCTTTTAAACGAATGCCGCCGGGGAATATTCTTGTAACCCATGTAACCGGCGGGCCGGGAATGATCAGGCAAACCTTCCAGCAACTGGAATTGTATATGCGGGACCATCAGCGGGAATCGCCGGCCGTACCGTTTGAATTGATGGAAACGGACAGATTGCAGGAGCCGGATACGGCCAAATGGGTGACTGGGATTTATTATCCGGTGTTTTGA
- the serC gene encoding 3-phosphoserine/phosphohydroxythreonine transaminase codes for MTPAIYNFNAGPSILPKTVFEQAAQAVLNFNNTGLSILELGHRTETFQAVMNEAISLVKELMQLDADHEVLFLHGGASTQFFQVPMNLLNDNEIAAYTDTDIWGAKAIKEARLFGHVEVVGSSKEANYTYLPKNLIVPKTAKYLHITSNNTIYGTQWQDMDPFYEAGVPLVADMSSDILSRTLDFNKFDLIYAGAQKNVGAAGVNLVVVNKNILGKVERRLPVMMDYRNHIENGSMLNTPPVFAVYVCMLTLRWLKEQGGVAAIEKINNQKAALLYSTIEKLPIFKGTAAVEDRSKMNVTFVMDNTDLEKEFLALCKENRMVGVKGYRTVGGFRASLYNAMPLAGVQALTDLMNHFAQRKG; via the coding sequence GTGACACCAGCGATCTACAACTTCAATGCAGGCCCCAGCATTTTGCCCAAAACAGTATTTGAACAGGCAGCACAGGCAGTACTGAACTTCAACAATACCGGTTTGTCCATCCTCGAATTGGGACACCGTACCGAAACCTTCCAGGCCGTCATGAATGAAGCCATCAGCCTGGTAAAAGAACTCATGCAACTGGATGCTGATCATGAAGTGCTCTTCCTCCATGGCGGAGCCTCCACACAATTCTTCCAGGTGCCCATGAACCTGCTGAATGATAATGAAATAGCCGCTTATACCGATACGGATATATGGGGCGCTAAAGCGATAAAAGAAGCTCGTCTATTTGGACACGTGGAAGTCGTTGGCAGTTCAAAAGAAGCCAACTATACCTACCTGCCCAAGAACCTCATTGTGCCCAAAACAGCTAAATACCTGCACATCACCTCCAACAATACCATCTATGGTACCCAGTGGCAGGATATGGACCCCTTCTATGAAGCAGGCGTTCCGCTGGTAGCCGATATGAGCAGTGATATCCTTAGCCGCACCCTCGACTTCAACAAATTCGACCTCATCTATGCAGGCGCACAGAAAAATGTAGGCGCTGCCGGGGTAAACCTCGTGGTGGTCAACAAAAACATATTGGGTAAAGTAGAGCGCAGATTGCCTGTTATGATGGACTACCGCAACCACATCGAGAACGGTTCCATGCTCAACACACCGCCGGTATTTGCGGTATACGTATGTATGCTCACGCTGCGTTGGCTTAAAGAGCAGGGTGGTGTGGCAGCAATAGAAAAGATCAACAACCAGAAAGCTGCATTGCTATACAGCACCATTGAAAAGCTCCCCATCTTCAAAGGAACAGCCGCTGTGGAAGACCGCAGTAAAATGAATGTTACCTTTGTAATGGATAATACAGACCTTGAAAAAGAATTCCTGGCGCTTTGTAAAGAAAATCGCATGGTAGGGGTGAAAGGCTATCGTACCGTCGGAGGCTTCCGCGCTTCTTTATACAATGCAATGCCTTTGGCAGGCGTACAGGCGCTCACCGATCTCATGAACCACTTTGCCCAACGAAAAGGATAA
- a CDS encoding PadR family transcriptional regulator — MSQYHLGEFEEIVLLTVAILNGEAYGVSIIEEIESRVDRNVSLGAIQTVLKRLEDKELVQSAFGEATKVRGGKRKRYYTITAEGQKTLRQTKEQRLSLWNAIPKIVLKQA; from the coding sequence ATGAGTCAATATCACCTCGGCGAATTTGAAGAGATCGTACTGCTCACTGTAGCCATACTTAATGGAGAGGCTTATGGTGTAAGCATCATAGAGGAGATAGAAAGCCGTGTTGACCGCAACGTGAGTTTGGGCGCTATCCAAACGGTGTTGAAAAGATTGGAAGACAAAGAGTTGGTGCAATCAGCATTCGGTGAGGCCACCAAGGTAAGAGGTGGCAAAAGGAAGCGCTATTATACCATTACTGCCGAAGGTCAAAAGACCCTGCGGCAAACTAAGGAGCAGCGATTATCTCTATGGAACGCTATTCCGAAGATCGTATTAAAACAAGCCTAA
- a CDS encoding DUF6932 family protein: protein MKISFNTNGNLHKTIELTFDELYEHFGTNPSRKKQIDTAILFLKLFSSCGCTTAYIGGSFASTKEQPADIDLCVDLCNADYEQLEQEFPDFFDFNKIGEIHKRLKCHILHIDKVSTRLLEMLQIDRDEYPKGLIKLNLKDIDSYDQ from the coding sequence ATGAAAATAAGCTTCAACACAAATGGAAATCTCCACAAGACGATCGAGCTAACATTTGATGAACTTTACGAGCATTTTGGAACTAACCCATCCAGAAAGAAGCAAATTGATACTGCTATCCTGTTTTTAAAATTATTCAGTTCCTGCGGATGTACAACCGCTTATATCGGGGGAAGTTTTGCCAGTACCAAAGAACAGCCTGCAGACATTGACCTATGTGTTGATTTATGCAATGCAGATTATGAACAATTAGAACAAGAATTCCCTGATTTTTTTGACTTCAATAAGATCGGGGAAATACACAAACGTTTAAAGTGCCACATTCTGCATATTGATAAGGTAAGTACACGTTTATTAGAAATGCTTCAAATAGACCGGGATGAATACCCCAAGGGACTGATCAAACTGAACTTAAAAGATATTGACAGTTATGATCAATAA
- a CDS encoding DUF1015 domain-containing protein, which translates to MASIQPFKALRPTPELASQIASRPYDVLNSKEAREEVAGNPHSFLHITKSEIDLPEDIDIHTQAVYDKAKENLSAFIQRGFLFREDKPCYYIYQLVMNGRSQTGLVAASSVDDYEKDIIKKHEFTRPEKEQDRINHIKTSGAQTGNVFLAYKNVTELDKLIEDWKADHHPVYNFTADDNISHTIWVVNSDVIIKSITDIFATVVPATYIADGHHRAASAAKVRKALGAQATPEANYFLTTLFPSNQLYIMDYNRVVKDLNDLTEAELLQKLTADFTVEKIAAPLAPENLHEFGMYFKGQWYKLTSKEGTYTTDPIGVLDVSILSNNVLDKWLGIKDQRTDKRIDFVGGIRGLGELEKRVNSGEMAVAFSLHPVTIQQLFDIADSGNVMPPKSTWFEPKLRDGLLTHLIG; encoded by the coding sequence ATGGCATCTATACAACCATTCAAAGCATTACGTCCAACACCCGAACTGGCCAGCCAGATAGCTTCCCGTCCGTACGATGTACTGAACAGTAAGGAAGCGCGTGAAGAAGTGGCCGGTAATCCGCATTCCTTTCTCCACATCACCAAATCTGAAATAGACCTTCCGGAAGACATAGACATCCATACACAGGCTGTATATGACAAAGCCAAAGAAAACCTCTCCGCTTTCATACAGCGTGGGTTCTTATTCCGGGAAGATAAGCCCTGCTACTACATCTACCAGTTGGTTATGAATGGCCGCAGCCAGACAGGTCTCGTGGCTGCCAGCTCCGTGGATGACTACGAAAAGGACATCATCAAAAAGCATGAGTTTACCCGTCCCGAAAAAGAGCAGGACCGCATCAACCACATCAAAACCTCCGGCGCGCAAACCGGTAATGTCTTCCTCGCTTATAAAAATGTAACAGAGCTGGACAAGCTCATTGAAGATTGGAAAGCTGATCATCATCCCGTATACAACTTCACAGCCGATGACAACATCAGTCATACTATATGGGTAGTGAACAGTGATGTGATCATCAAGTCTATTACAGACATCTTCGCTACCGTGGTGCCTGCTACCTACATTGCCGATGGCCACCACCGCGCAGCCTCTGCCGCTAAAGTGCGCAAAGCCCTCGGAGCACAGGCGACGCCCGAAGCCAACTACTTCCTCACAACCCTCTTTCCGTCCAACCAGTTATATATCATGGATTACAACCGGGTGGTAAAAGACCTCAATGATTTAACGGAAGCAGAACTATTGCAAAAATTAACGGCCGACTTCACCGTTGAAAAAATAGCAGCGCCCCTGGCGCCCGAAAACCTCCATGAATTTGGCATGTATTTCAAAGGACAGTGGTATAAACTAACTTCCAAAGAAGGCACCTACACCACGGATCCTATTGGTGTATTAGATGTATCCATCCTGTCCAACAATGTACTGGACAAATGGCTGGGTATTAAAGACCAGCGTACCGATAAGCGCATAGACTTTGTAGGTGGTATCCGTGGTCTTGGCGAGTTGGAAAAAAGGGTCAACAGTGGCGAGATGGCCGTTGCCTTCAGCCTGCATCCCGTCACCATCCAGCAACTCTTTGACATTGCCGACAGTGGCAACGTCATGCCGCCCAAAAGCACCTGGTTCGAGCCCAAACTCCGGGATGGCTTGCTTACGCACCTGATAGGATAA
- a CDS encoding permease prefix domain 2-containing transporter: MDRKEHHQPPRLAMAFFRWFCQPALREEIEGDLLEQYHKQVTRYGIKKADRHFTKSVLLLFRPTVIGNLHHLTQLSAMKKFHWLLLIAANLLVAVCIFLPFIPGPYDELSVGLSGMAQVAGIVGLPLVPIGLLWLINGRNAYYYAIAAICLGILISLFFMLSLLLGAGPSAAIALLLVVIAALWKWAPMIKKLKQGENKPFTTAPLYLLSIPLIAFTVRLLFITPVSNYSRDHAIEQAQSVINAIESYHTQKGSYPESIEYLYDLPAPSVMGIDGFRYEKNGNGYNLSFIQWQHVLATKEVVMYNKNDEHNVKGHFASYPAKQPHWKYYWLD; the protein is encoded by the coding sequence ATGGATCGCAAGGAACACCATCAACCACCGCGTCTGGCCATGGCATTCTTTCGCTGGTTCTGCCAACCAGCGCTACGGGAAGAGATCGAGGGCGACCTGTTGGAGCAATACCATAAGCAGGTAACCCGATACGGGATCAAAAAAGCAGACCGGCATTTCACTAAAAGTGTGCTGTTATTATTCCGTCCCACCGTCATCGGGAACCTCCATCATTTAACACAACTATCAGCCATGAAAAAGTTTCATTGGTTATTATTGATCGCCGCCAACCTGCTGGTTGCAGTATGCATTTTTCTTCCGTTTATACCTGGCCCTTATGATGAACTGTCGGTTGGGTTATCAGGTATGGCGCAGGTTGCCGGCATTGTAGGGTTGCCATTGGTCCCTATTGGCCTCTTATGGCTCATCAACGGCAGAAATGCCTATTATTATGCCATCGCGGCTATTTGCCTTGGCATCCTCATCAGTTTGTTTTTTATGCTGAGTCTTTTACTCGGTGCGGGGCCTTCGGCTGCCATTGCGTTATTATTAGTGGTAATAGCTGCTTTATGGAAATGGGCGCCCATGATCAAAAAACTGAAGCAGGGAGAGAACAAACCATTTACTACAGCCCCTTTGTATTTATTAAGCATTCCCCTCATTGCCTTTACTGTACGCCTGCTTTTTATAACACCGGTCAGCAACTACAGCAGGGATCATGCCATTGAGCAGGCACAATCAGTGATCAATGCCATAGAAAGCTATCATACTCAAAAAGGCAGCTACCCTGAGTCCATCGAATACCTGTACGACCTCCCCGCACCTTCGGTAATGGGCATAGATGGATTCCGCTATGAAAAAAACGGCAATGGCTATAACCTGTCATTTATCCAATGGCAACATGTACTGGCTACCAAAGAAGTGGTGATGTACAATAAGAACGATGAACACAATGTAAAAGGACACTTCGCGAGTTACCCGGCCAAACAGCCGCACTGGAAATATTACTGGCTCGATTAA
- a CDS encoding VCBS repeat-containing protein, translating into MGKTNYRIVFIASFSCIVMLLAGCRSGEPAQPPLFEVLDNTHTGLNFSNKLTPSNTINMLKYMYFYNGAGVGTGDFNNDGLIDLFFAANQQPNKIYLNTGNLTFKDITSESHIPQDTAWSTGVSVVDINNDGLLDIYICRVGNYESLQSRNQLLICERMQNGIPIYKEMAQAYGLDFSGFSTQAAFFDYDLDGDLDMYLLNHSLRYNSTFAARGTYANTYDSLSLSGDRFYRNDGTRFTNVTRESGINSSIIGYGLGIAVSDINLDGWPDLYIGNDFHENDYLYINQKNGTFKDELTNSIMHTSQFSMGVDVADINNDAYPEIISVDMLPSDPYILKRSLGEDAYDIFQTKLRHGYNYQYARNTLQLNRRNGQFSEVGLYAGVYATDWSWAPLWMDFDNDGFKDLFVTNGIPRRLNDIDYVNYVSNVEIQNKIRAGEMKEKEMDVINKFPEIKLPNRFFRNTGNVAFEDEGHKIKNAQPTYSNGAVYADFDNDGDLDIVVNNIDEPAFLYRNTANDNNNSHFLSVALKGPAHNTQAIGAKLIVFANGAIRTYEKFGARGFQSSMEIPLHIGLDNTEVDSMFLIWPDNRYQAVHWTDTNHITLTYPRDGGLPTFNYNILTGAYKSSLLPATDITQSVNLLYRHQENHFVEFDREALIPHMVSTEGPALAVGDLNGDGLDDVFMGSSKGKKNAVFLQKPSGKFERSAQPALDNDSTYEDVDACWVDLNNDKHNDLVIASGGNEYYGQDAFLLPRAYLNNGKGRLAKITDAFSDIFMTASCVVPYDFTGDGYIDLFIGGRVFPYEYGHIPRSYLLENDKTGKFKDVTAQYAPGLLQPGFVTKGVWVDIDKDGDQDLLVTMEWNGIAAFINNKGKLSRQWITEKKGWWNFILPYDIDQDGDLDLVAGNLGLNSRLKASDKEPVKMYYTDFDDNGRKDQVMTYFLQGREIPFANKDELQRQIPVLKKRFLYAGDFAKASLEDIFTAEKLKKADTLTANYFPNAILINQGNINFTLQAMPWQAQLTQYRDAAIINANNDSLPDILLGGNYYDNNIQMGRYDADLGTILVNKGKGTFTAESINGLPVKGQVRHIQKITIAGKSALILARNNDSILVLQFPNQ; encoded by the coding sequence ATGGGGAAGACCAATTACCGCATTGTTTTCATTGCCAGCTTTTCCTGCATCGTTATGCTCCTGGCAGGCTGCCGTTCCGGTGAGCCGGCACAACCTCCCCTGTTTGAAGTGCTGGACAATACTCATACCGGCCTCAACTTTTCCAACAAGCTCACCCCCTCCAATACCATCAACATGCTTAAATACATGTACTTCTACAATGGGGCAGGAGTAGGAACAGGGGATTTCAACAATGACGGGCTTATTGATCTTTTCTTTGCCGCCAATCAGCAGCCCAACAAGATCTACCTCAATACCGGCAACCTGACATTTAAAGACATCACCAGTGAATCCCATATTCCACAGGATACAGCCTGGAGCACAGGCGTCTCTGTGGTAGACATCAACAATGACGGCCTGCTGGACATCTACATCTGCCGGGTGGGCAACTATGAATCCCTGCAAAGCCGCAACCAGTTGCTCATTTGTGAGCGCATGCAGAATGGCATACCCATTTACAAAGAAATGGCGCAGGCGTATGGCCTGGATTTCTCCGGATTCAGTACACAGGCGGCCTTCTTTGATTATGACCTCGATGGAGATCTCGACATGTACCTGCTCAATCACTCCTTGCGCTACAACAGCACCTTCGCTGCCCGCGGAACCTATGCCAATACCTATGATTCACTGTCCTTGTCGGGCGATCGCTTCTACCGCAATGACGGTACGCGCTTCACCAACGTTACCCGGGAGTCGGGCATCAACAGCTCCATCATCGGTTATGGATTGGGCATTGCGGTATCGGATATCAACCTCGATGGCTGGCCCGATCTCTACATTGGCAACGACTTCCATGAAAATGACTACCTCTACATCAACCAGAAAAATGGCACTTTCAAAGATGAGTTGACCAATAGCATCATGCATACCAGCCAATTCTCCATGGGAGTAGATGTGGCAGACATCAACAACGATGCCTACCCGGAGATCATCTCTGTCGACATGCTGCCATCAGATCCTTACATACTCAAAAGATCACTGGGAGAGGATGCTTATGATATCTTTCAAACCAAGCTCAGACATGGATACAACTATCAGTATGCCCGCAATACCCTGCAGCTCAACAGACGCAATGGACAGTTTAGCGAAGTAGGATTATATGCGGGCGTATATGCTACCGACTGGTCCTGGGCGCCCCTGTGGATGGACTTCGACAATGATGGATTTAAAGACCTCTTTGTTACCAATGGCATTCCCCGCCGCCTCAATGACATTGACTATGTCAACTACGTCTCCAATGTGGAGATACAGAACAAAATACGCGCAGGGGAAATGAAGGAGAAAGAAATGGATGTCATCAACAAATTCCCGGAGATCAAACTGCCCAACCGCTTCTTCCGCAATACCGGCAACGTGGCTTTTGAAGACGAAGGCCATAAAATAAAAAATGCACAGCCTACTTACTCTAATGGGGCTGTATATGCCGACTTTGACAACGATGGCGACCTGGACATCGTTGTCAATAACATTGACGAACCAGCCTTCTTATACCGCAATACTGCCAATGATAACAACAACAGTCATTTCCTGTCTGTTGCATTAAAAGGGCCGGCGCACAACACCCAGGCAATAGGCGCTAAACTCATCGTCTTTGCCAATGGTGCCATCAGGACCTATGAAAAATTTGGCGCCCGCGGTTTTCAGTCTTCCATGGAAATACCATTGCACATCGGGTTAGACAATACCGAAGTGGATTCCATGTTTCTAATATGGCCCGATAACCGGTACCAGGCCGTACACTGGACCGATACCAACCACATTACATTGACATATCCCAGGGATGGAGGCTTACCTACCTTCAACTACAATATACTTACCGGTGCATACAAAAGCAGCCTGCTGCCGGCAACAGATATCACGCAGTCGGTAAACCTCTTATACCGCCACCAGGAAAATCACTTTGTTGAATTTGACCGGGAAGCATTAATCCCCCACATGGTTTCTACCGAAGGGCCTGCCCTGGCGGTAGGGGATTTGAATGGCGATGGTCTCGATGATGTCTTCATGGGCAGCTCAAAAGGGAAAAAGAATGCGGTATTCCTGCAAAAGCCGTCGGGTAAATTTGAACGCTCAGCACAACCGGCACTGGATAATGACAGTACCTATGAAGATGTAGATGCCTGCTGGGTAGACCTCAACAACGATAAGCACAATGATCTGGTTATTGCTTCCGGCGGCAATGAATACTATGGCCAGGATGCCTTCCTGCTTCCCAGGGCTTACCTCAATAATGGTAAAGGACGCCTGGCTAAGATAACAGATGCCTTCAGCGACATCTTTATGACAGCGTCCTGCGTGGTGCCTTATGATTTTACGGGCGATGGTTACATAGACCTCTTCATCGGTGGCCGGGTATTTCCGTATGAGTATGGCCATATTCCACGCTCGTACCTCTTGGAAAATGATAAAACAGGCAAATTCAAAGACGTTACTGCACAATACGCCCCCGGTCTCTTGCAGCCAGGTTTTGTTACAAAGGGCGTATGGGTGGATATAGACAAGGATGGAGACCAGGACCTGCTTGTTACCATGGAATGGAACGGCATTGCTGCTTTCATCAACAACAAAGGAAAATTAAGCCGGCAGTGGATCACGGAAAAGAAAGGCTGGTGGAACTTCATCCTGCCGTATGATATAGACCAGGATGGCGATCTTGATCTCGTAGCTGGTAACCTCGGCCTTAATAGTCGCCTCAAAGCGTCCGACAAGGAGCCGGTAAAAATGTATTATACCGACTTTGACGACAATGGCCGGAAAGACCAGGTGATGACCTACTTCCTGCAGGGTCGTGAAATTCCTTTTGCCAACAAAGATGAACTGCAAAGGCAAATACCGGTATTGAAAAAGCGCTTTCTCTATGCGGGCGACTTTGCTAAAGCCTCATTGGAAGACATCTTTACAGCCGAGAAACTGAAAAAAGCAGATACGCTTACAGCCAACTACTTTCCCAATGCCATCCTCATTAACCAGGGTAACATCAACTTCACCTTGCAGGCTATGCCCTGGCAGGCGCAGCTAACGCAATACAGGGATGCGGCAATCATCAACGCCAACAATGACTCCCTGCCCGATATCTTACTGGGCGGTAACTATTACGACAACAACATCCAGATGGGACGGTACGATGCAGACCTCGGCACCATCCTCGTCAACAAGGGAAAGGGAACATTCACAGCAGAAAGCATCAATGGATTACCCGTAAAAGGGCAGGTACGCCATATTCAAAAAATAACAATAGCAGGCAAGTCAGCTTTAATCCTGGCCAGGAACAACGACAGCATACTGGTACTCCAATTCCCCAACCAATAA
- the rpsI gene encoding 30S ribosomal protein S9, protein MEKQKNAVGRRKEAVTRIFLTKGTGKITVNDKDYKEYFSLVYLQNQVELPLKSVQSLDKFDVKINAAGGGVKGQAEAAKLGIARALVELNAELRPILKAAGVLKRDPRSVERKKFGHKKARRSYQFSKR, encoded by the coding sequence ATGGAAAAGCAAAAAAACGCAGTAGGCCGTCGTAAAGAAGCTGTGACAAGGATCTTCCTCACAAAAGGAACCGGTAAGATCACAGTTAACGACAAAGACTACAAAGAATACTTCTCACTCGTTTACCTGCAAAACCAGGTAGAACTGCCCTTAAAATCAGTTCAGTCCCTGGACAAATTTGATGTAAAGATCAATGCAGCCGGTGGTGGTGTGAAAGGACAGGCAGAAGCCGCCAAGCTGGGCATCGCCCGCGCCCTGGTAGAGCTCAATGCTGAATTACGTCCCATACTCAAAGCTGCAGGCGTTCTTAAACGTGATCCCCGTTCTGTTGAACGTAAGAAATTCGGTCACAAGAAAGCCCGTAGAAGCTACCAGTTCTCTAAACGTTAA
- a CDS encoding hydrolase: MSIHTLGRSTFGDPADAGKLMTIEEAHQLLEEWVPNERLRLHMKQVAAVMKAWALEREGADATTALKWELAGLLHDADWEKHPDDHCRVIIEELERRHIDPEVIHCIASHGPRYFGVEPNNTMDKMIYVFDELSGFIHAAALIRPTRYEGMDVKSILKKLKTPSFAAQVNRDDITDALSRIDTPLEEIVQFVIEHQKEVV; this comes from the coding sequence ATGTCTATTCATACACTTGGCAGAAGTACGTTTGGCGATCCGGCGGATGCCGGCAAGCTGATGACGATTGAAGAAGCCCACCAATTGCTGGAGGAATGGGTGCCCAATGAACGGCTGCGGCTACACATGAAACAGGTGGCGGCTGTAATGAAAGCCTGGGCCCTGGAACGGGAAGGCGCCGACGCCACCACTGCCCTGAAATGGGAACTGGCCGGTCTGCTTCACGATGCCGACTGGGAAAAACATCCCGACGATCATTGCCGCGTTATTATTGAAGAACTGGAACGCCGTCATATAGATCCGGAAGTGATCCATTGTATCGCCTCCCATGGCCCCCGGTACTTTGGTGTGGAGCCAAATAATACGATGGATAAGATGATCTATGTGTTTGACGAGCTGTCGGGGTTCATTCATGCTGCGGCGCTGATCCGCCCTACGCGGTATGAAGGCATGGATGTGAAAAGCATCCTGAAGAAGTTGAAGACACCGTCGTTTGCTGCCCAGGTGAACCGGGATGATATTACAGATGCATTGTCGAGGATCGATACGCCACTGGAGGAGATTGTACAGTTTGTGATTGAGCATCAGAAGGAAGTGGTGTGA
- a CDS encoding helix-turn-helix domain-containing protein, translating into MINNEKQYKISKKRLNEIVTEIETVKNASDQHPLRNKLILASLLNVKQELEEEITDYESLKNTSKNTLPERVISELPSILTEYKIISGMTQKEFSEKLGLKEQQLQRYEADNFKGVSFKNLLKFLEAIGLEIRIKETRLNKSRQRTPAKKKQSSR; encoded by the coding sequence ATGATCAATAACGAGAAACAATACAAGATCTCTAAAAAGAGACTTAACGAGATTGTCACCGAAATTGAAACGGTAAAAAATGCGTCTGACCAACACCCACTCCGCAACAAGCTTATCCTTGCCTCCTTATTAAATGTAAAACAAGAACTAGAGGAAGAAATCACCGATTACGAATCCCTGAAAAATACTTCTAAAAATACTTTACCGGAAAGAGTTATTTCAGAGTTACCAAGTATTCTTACTGAATACAAGATAATCTCAGGTATGACACAAAAAGAATTCTCTGAAAAACTTGGTCTAAAAGAACAGCAACTACAGCGTTATGAGGCCGACAATTTTAAAGGTGTGAGCTTTAAGAACCTCCTCAAATTTTTAGAAGCTATAGGTCTGGAAATAAGGATCAAAGAGACCCGGTTGAATAAAAGCCGCCAAAGAACTCCTGCGAAAAAGAAACAATCTTCCCGTTAG
- the rplM gene encoding 50S ribosomal protein L13 encodes MKINVLRRCDKNNLPYSLFIDLPFPTFAPHFHSTGLAVARALVRVRTDQQRITLKKEQTMSKLHFTTKHANAATVKHNWYVVDGTNQTVGRVCAKIAAVLRGKNKAYYTPHVDCGDYVIVINADKVKFTGNKLEDKEYLTFSGYPGGQKAEAAKDLLKRRPELVVERAVKGMLPKNRLGRKMFKKLFVYAGDKHEHAAQKPQPLTF; translated from the coding sequence TTGAAAATCAATGTCTTGCGCAGGTGCGATAAAAATAACCTTCCTTATTCTTTGTTTATCGACTTACCCTTCCCTACCTTTGCACCCCATTTTCATTCCACCGGGTTGGCGGTGGCCCGTGCCTTGGTTCGTGTCCGCACGGACCAACAACGGATAACATTAAAAAAAGAACAAACAATGAGCAAATTACATTTCACTACAAAGCATGCGAATGCGGCTACCGTTAAACACAACTGGTATGTTGTGGATGGTACCAATCAAACCGTGGGACGCGTGTGCGCTAAAATAGCTGCTGTTCTTCGTGGAAAGAACAAAGCCTATTACACGCCACATGTTGATTGCGGAGACTATGTTATCGTTATCAATGCCGACAAGGTAAAATTTACCGGTAACAAATTAGAGGACAAGGAATACCTGACCTTCTCAGGTTATCCCGGTGGCCAAAAGGCTGAAGCAGCAAAAGACCTGCTCAAACGCAGGCCCGAATTAGTGGTTGAGCGCGCCGTTAAAGGCATGTTGCCTAAAAACCGCCTCGGTCGCAAAATGTTCAAGAAATTATTTGTGTATGCCGGCGACAAGCACGAGCACGCTGCACAGAAACCTCAACCATTAACTTTCTAA